A genomic stretch from Erigeron canadensis isolate Cc75 chromosome 9, C_canadensis_v1, whole genome shotgun sequence includes:
- the LOC122582311 gene encoding glutaredoxin-C13-like translates to MEKIQRLTSDNGVVIFTKSTCCLCYAVTILFHELRVNPVVFEIDQDPEGREMEKALLKQGCNSPPVPAVFIGGKLVGSTNEVMTLHLSGSLIPLLKPYQSLS, encoded by the coding sequence ATGGAGAAGATACAAAGATTGACATCAGATAATGGAGTCGTGATCTTCACCAAGAGCACGTGTTGCTTGTGCTATGCCGTTACAATCCTCTTCCATGAACTGAGGGTGAACCCCGTAGTGTTTGAAATAGACCAAGATCCTGAGGGGAGGGAGATGGAGAAGGCCTTACTTAAACAAGGGTGTAACTCACCTCCTGTGCCAGCTGTCTTCATAGGTGGCAAGCTTGTCGGGTCAACCAACGAGGTCATGACCCTCCACCTAAGCGGCTCCCTCATTCCACTCCTGAAACCATACCAGTCACTGTCTTAA